A region of Streptomyces sp. NBC_01750 DNA encodes the following proteins:
- a CDS encoding efflux RND transporter permease subunit yields the protein MSWLSRFSLSQRALIGLMSIVAIVFGAIAIPQLKQQLLPSIELPMVSVLAPYQGASPDVVEKQVVEPLESTIKAVDGIKGITSTASEGNAVIMASFEYGDGSKQLVADVQQAVNRARTQLPDDVDPQVIAGSTDDIPTVVLAITSDKDQQALSDQLERTVVPALEDIDGVGQVSVDGVQDLQVSVTPDNKKLASAGLDTMALAEALKAGGATLPAGSFSEDGKSRTVQVGGGFTTLKQIEDLRVSPAKGKPVRLGEIATVKQEESQRVSITRTDGKPSLAVLATMDNDGSAVAISDAVKDKLPELRKDLGSGAQLTVVSDQGPAVSKSISGLTTEGALGLLFAVIVILLFLASLRSTLVTAVSIPLSVVLALIVLWTRDLSLNMLTLGALTIAIGRVVDDSIVVLENIKRHLGYGEERQSAIITAVKEVAGAVTSSTLTTVAVFLPIGLVGGMVGELFGSFSLTITAALLASLLVSLTVVPVLSFWFLRAPKAVRGIDPDEARRKAEEKEARSPLQRMYVPVLRFATRRRVTSVVLALVVLFGTFGMAGLLKTNFFDQGEQEVMSVKQELAPGTSLEAADASAKKVEKALDGIDEIKDYQVTVGSSGFMAAFGGGTGANQASYQLTLKDASSYEKTRDRIDEELGKLDGIGDTTIAAGDGFGNQDLSVVVKASDADTLKKASEAVRAEVAKLDDVTDVQSDLAQSVPRISVKANAKAADAGFNETTLGLAVGQAVRGTPSAKAILDDTERDVVITSAKPAKTLSDLRNLPLGPVKLGDIADVKLVPGPVSMTRIDGSRAATITAKPTGDNTGAVSASLQSKLKSLDLPDGATASIGGVSSDQDDAFASLGLAMLAAIAIVFMLLVATFRSLVQPLILLVSIPFAATGAIGLLIVTGTPMGVPAMIGMLMLIGIVVTNAIVLIDLINQYRAQGLGVVEAVVEGGRHRLRPILMTALATIFALLPMALGVTGEGGFIAKPLAVVVIGGLITSTLLTLLLVPTLYAMVELRKERRADKKAAKRASKSPAPRGEADAEPAAQEPAQV from the coding sequence ATGTCCTGGCTGTCCAGATTCAGCCTGTCGCAACGAGCCCTGATCGGTCTGATGTCGATCGTCGCGATCGTCTTCGGAGCGATCGCCATCCCGCAGCTCAAGCAGCAGCTGCTGCCCTCCATCGAACTGCCGATGGTGTCGGTGCTGGCCCCGTACCAGGGCGCGTCCCCCGATGTGGTCGAGAAGCAGGTCGTCGAACCGCTCGAGAGCACCATCAAGGCCGTCGACGGCATCAAGGGCATCACCTCCACGGCGAGCGAGGGCAACGCCGTGATCATGGCCAGCTTCGAGTACGGGGACGGCTCCAAGCAGCTCGTCGCCGATGTGCAGCAGGCTGTGAACCGGGCCCGTACCCAGCTGCCCGACGACGTCGACCCGCAGGTCATCGCCGGTTCGACGGACGACATCCCGACCGTCGTCCTTGCCATCACCTCCGACAAGGACCAGCAGGCGCTCAGCGACCAGCTGGAGCGCACCGTCGTGCCGGCGCTCGAGGACATCGACGGCGTCGGCCAGGTCTCCGTCGACGGCGTCCAGGACCTCCAGGTCTCCGTCACTCCCGACAACAAGAAGCTCGCCTCGGCCGGGCTGGACACCATGGCGCTCGCCGAGGCGCTCAAGGCGGGCGGCGCGACGCTGCCGGCAGGCTCCTTCTCCGAGGACGGCAAGAGCCGTACGGTCCAGGTCGGTGGCGGCTTCACCACGCTGAAGCAGATCGAGGACCTGCGCGTTTCCCCGGCGAAGGGCAAGCCGGTACGCCTCGGCGAAATCGCCACGGTGAAGCAGGAGGAGTCCCAGCGGGTCTCCATCACCCGTACGGACGGCAAGCCGAGTCTCGCCGTCCTCGCCACCATGGACAACGACGGCAGCGCGGTCGCCATCTCCGACGCGGTCAAGGACAAGCTGCCCGAGCTCCGCAAGGACCTTGGCTCCGGTGCTCAGCTGACCGTCGTCTCCGACCAGGGCCCTGCCGTCTCCAAGTCGATCTCCGGTCTGACCACCGAAGGCGCGCTCGGACTGCTCTTCGCGGTCATCGTGATCCTTCTCTTCCTGGCCTCGCTCCGTTCCACGCTGGTCACGGCGGTCTCCATCCCGCTCTCGGTCGTCCTCGCGCTGATCGTGCTCTGGACGCGTGATCTGTCGCTCAACATGCTCACGCTGGGCGCGCTGACCATCGCGATCGGCCGGGTCGTCGACGACTCGATCGTGGTTCTGGAGAACATCAAGCGGCACCTCGGCTACGGCGAGGAGCGGCAGTCGGCGATCATCACCGCGGTGAAGGAAGTGGCGGGCGCCGTCACCTCGTCGACGCTGACGACCGTCGCCGTCTTCCTGCCCATCGGTCTGGTGGGCGGCATGGTCGGTGAGCTCTTCGGCTCGTTCTCGCTGACCATCACCGCGGCCCTGCTGGCCTCGCTGCTGGTCTCGCTGACCGTCGTCCCCGTCCTGTCGTTCTGGTTCCTGCGCGCGCCGAAGGCCGTACGGGGCATCGACCCGGACGAGGCCCGGCGCAAGGCGGAGGAGAAGGAGGCGCGCAGCCCGCTGCAGCGGATGTACGTGCCGGTGCTGCGTTTCGCGACCCGCCGCCGCGTCACCAGCGTCGTCCTCGCGCTCGTCGTGCTCTTCGGCACCTTCGGTATGGCCGGGCTGCTGAAGACGAACTTCTTCGACCAGGGCGAGCAGGAGGTCATGTCCGTCAAGCAGGAGCTGGCCCCCGGCACCAGCCTGGAGGCGGCGGACGCCTCCGCGAAGAAGGTGGAGAAGGCCCTCGACGGAATCGACGAGATCAAGGACTACCAGGTCACGGTCGGCTCCTCCGGCTTCATGGCGGCCTTCGGCGGCGGTACGGGTGCCAACCAGGCCTCCTACCAGCTGACCCTGAAGGACGCGTCGTCGTACGAGAAGACCCGCGACCGTATCGACGAGGAGCTCGGCAAGCTCGACGGCATCGGCGACACGACGATCGCGGCGGGCGACGGTTTCGGCAACCAGGACCTGAGCGTCGTGGTGAAGGCGTCCGACGCGGACACGCTGAAGAAGGCGTCCGAGGCGGTACGGGCCGAGGTGGCGAAGCTCGACGACGTCACCGACGTGCAGAGCGACCTGGCGCAGAGCGTCCCGCGGATCTCGGTCAAGGCGAACGCGAAGGCGGCGGACGCGGGCTTCAACGAGACCACGCTGGGTCTGGCCGTCGGCCAGGCGGTGCGCGGCACTCCGTCGGCCAAGGCGATCCTGGACGACACCGAGCGCGATGTCGTGATCACCTCGGCGAAGCCGGCGAAGACGCTGTCGGACCTTCGTAACCTCCCCCTGGGCCCGGTGAAGCTCGGTGACATCGCCGATGTGAAGCTCGTCCCCGGACCGGTCTCGATGACGCGGATCGACGGCTCGCGGGCCGCGACGATCACGGCGAAGCCGACCGGTGACAACACGGGCGCGGTGAGCGCGTCGCTCCAGAGCAAGCTCAAGTCGCTGGACCTCCCGGACGGTGCCACGGCGAGCATCGGTGGTGTCTCGTCCGACCAGGACGATGCCTTCGCCTCGCTGGGCCTGGCGATGCTGGCGGCGATCGCGATCGTCTTCATGCTGCTGGTCGCGACGTTCCGCTCGCTGGTCCAGCCGCTGATCCTGCTGGTGTCGATCCCCTTCGCGGCTACGGGCGCGATCGGCCTGCTGATCGTCACGGGTACGCCGATGGGTGTCCCGGCGATGATCGGCATGCTGATGCTCATCGGCATCGTGGTCACCAACGCGATCGTGCTGATCGACCTGATCAACCAGTACCGGGCACAGGGCCTGGGCGTGGTGGAAGCCGTCGTCGAGGGCGGTCGCCACCGGCTGCGCCCGATCCTGATGACGGCCCTGGCGACGATCTTCGCGCTGCTCCCGATGGCCCTGGGCGTCACGGGAGAGGGCGGCTTCATCGCCAAGCCGCTGGCGGTGGTGGTGATCGGCGGCCTGATCACCTCGACGCTGCTGACGCTGCTGCTGGTCCCGACGCTGTACGCGATGGTGGAACTCCGCAAGGAGCGCCGCGCCGACAAGAAGGCCGCGAAGCGCGCGTCCAAGTCCCCCGCCCCGCGGGGCGAGGCGGACGCGGAGCCCGCGGCCCAGGAACCGGCCCAGGTCTGA
- the pspAA gene encoding PspA-associated protein PspAA: protein MIVRIMGEGQVKLADSHFTELNKLDDELLAEMERGDDEGFRRTLNALLDRVRELGEPLPDDALEPSELILPAPDATLEDVREMLSDDGLIPG, encoded by the coding sequence ATGATCGTACGGATCATGGGGGAGGGCCAGGTGAAGTTGGCGGACAGCCACTTCACCGAGCTCAACAAGCTGGACGACGAGCTGCTGGCCGAGATGGAGCGCGGTGACGATGAGGGCTTCCGCCGGACTCTCAACGCGCTCCTGGACAGGGTCCGCGAGCTCGGCGAACCCCTGCCGGACGACGCCCTGGAGCCGTCCGAGCTGATCCTGCCGGCCCCGGACGCCACGCTTGAGGACGTCAGGGAGATGCTCAGCGACGACGGTCTCATCCCCGGCTGA
- a CDS encoding sensor histidine kinase, which produces MTSLATGFARTQRWLRAHPMAFDGALALAVLICMVVGSFADPNGPHGPAFFSRTPEPRSLVLMVLVAGALVFRRRNPMAVLVFTTAISVVELVVGDPAAPVAMSAVIALYTVASCTDRPTTWRVGLLTMAVLTGAAMFFGSTPWYTQENLGLFAWTGMAGAAGDAVRSRRAFVDAIRERAERAERTREEEARRRVAEERLRIARDLHDVVAHHIALVNVQAGVAAHVMDKRPDQAKEALAHVREASRSALNELRATVGLLRQSGDPEAPTEPAPGLDVLDELVITFRQAGLPVEVARADDGIRLPAAVDLAAYRIIQESLTNVQKHAGTEAKAEVSVVRVGRTVEVTVLDNGAEAEGPADGGGHGLLGMRERVIALGGTLTAGPRYGGGFRVQAILPVKTRAGEDT; this is translated from the coding sequence GTGACCTCACTCGCCACCGGGTTCGCCCGCACCCAGCGCTGGCTGCGCGCGCATCCGATGGCGTTCGACGGCGCGCTCGCCCTGGCCGTACTGATCTGCATGGTCGTCGGCTCCTTCGCCGATCCGAACGGACCGCACGGTCCGGCCTTCTTCAGCCGTACGCCCGAGCCGCGCAGCCTGGTGCTGATGGTCCTGGTCGCCGGGGCCCTCGTCTTCCGTCGCCGCAACCCGATGGCCGTGCTCGTGTTCACCACCGCGATCTCGGTCGTCGAGCTCGTCGTGGGCGATCCGGCCGCCCCGGTCGCGATGAGCGCCGTGATCGCCCTCTACACCGTCGCCTCCTGCACCGACCGCCCCACCACCTGGCGCGTCGGCCTGCTGACCATGGCCGTGCTGACCGGCGCCGCGATGTTCTTCGGTTCGACCCCCTGGTACACCCAGGAGAACCTCGGCCTCTTCGCCTGGACCGGGATGGCGGGGGCCGCGGGCGACGCCGTTCGCAGCCGCCGGGCCTTCGTCGATGCGATACGCGAGCGGGCCGAGCGCGCCGAGCGCACCCGCGAGGAGGAGGCCCGCCGACGGGTCGCGGAGGAGCGGCTGCGGATTGCCCGCGACCTCCACGATGTGGTCGCGCACCACATCGCCCTGGTCAACGTCCAGGCGGGCGTCGCCGCGCATGTCATGGACAAGCGGCCGGACCAGGCCAAGGAGGCCCTCGCCCATGTCCGCGAGGCCAGCCGCTCCGCGCTCAACGAACTGCGCGCCACGGTCGGCCTCCTCCGCCAGTCCGGCGACCCGGAGGCCCCCACCGAACCGGCTCCCGGCCTCGATGTCCTTGATGAGCTGGTCATCACCTTCCGGCAGGCCGGTCTGCCGGTCGAGGTGGCCCGTGCCGACGACGGGATCCGGCTGCCCGCGGCCGTCGACCTCGCGGCGTACCGGATCATCCAGGAGTCGCTGACCAATGTGCAGAAGCATGCGGGCACGGAGGCGAAGGCCGAGGTGAGCGTGGTGCGGGTCGGCCGCACCGTGGAGGTCACGGTGCTCGACAACGGCGCCGAGGCCGAAGGGCCGGCGGACGGCGGCGGCCACGGTCTGCTCGGTATGCGCGAGCGGGTCATCGCACTCGGCGGCACCCTCACCGCGGGCCCCCGCTACGGCGGCGGCTTCCGGGTGCAGGCGATACTGCCGGTCAAGACCCGCGCGGGGGAGGACACATGA
- a CDS encoding response regulator transcription factor: protein MTIRVLLADDQTLLRSAFRVLVDSEPDMNVVAEAADGAEAVALARSAKPDVVLMDIRMPGTDGLAATRMISADPELVNVRVVMLTTFEVDEYVVQSLRAGASGFLGKGAEPDELLNAIRIAAAGEALLSPVATKGLIAKFLAQGGTSDDGQKAREHSERLSALTVREREVLVLVAGGHSNDEIAERLEVSPLTVKTHVNRAMAKLGARDRAQLVVIAYESGLVRPRVE, encoded by the coding sequence ATGACGATCAGGGTGCTGCTCGCCGACGACCAGACACTGCTGCGCAGCGCGTTCCGGGTCCTGGTGGACTCCGAACCCGACATGAATGTCGTCGCGGAGGCGGCGGACGGCGCCGAGGCGGTGGCGCTCGCCCGTTCCGCCAAGCCCGATGTCGTCCTGATGGACATCCGGATGCCCGGGACGGACGGGCTCGCCGCCACCCGCATGATCAGCGCCGACCCCGAACTGGTGAACGTACGCGTCGTCATGCTCACCACCTTCGAGGTGGACGAGTACGTCGTGCAGTCGCTGCGGGCAGGCGCATCGGGCTTCCTCGGCAAGGGAGCGGAACCGGACGAACTGCTCAATGCCATCCGTATCGCCGCTGCGGGCGAGGCGCTGCTCTCGCCGGTCGCCACCAAGGGCCTGATCGCCAAGTTCCTTGCGCAGGGCGGCACTTCGGACGACGGGCAGAAGGCCCGGGAGCACTCCGAGCGGCTCTCCGCGCTCACCGTGCGCGAGCGTGAAGTCCTCGTCCTGGTCGCCGGCGGCCATTCCAATGACGAGATCGCCGAACGGCTCGAGGTCAGCCCGCTGACCGTGAAGACGCATGTGAACCGCGCGATGGCGAAACTCGGTGCCCGCGACCGCGCCCAATTGGTGGTTATCGCGTACGAATCGGGCCTGGTACGTCCGAGGGTGGAGTGA